In a genomic window of Aeromicrobium panaciterrae:
- a CDS encoding ABC transporter ATP-binding protein, whose amino-acid sequence MLIPLMRTYLAPYKGPLAVVIFFQLAGTIANLYLPGLNADIIDKGIVQGDTGFIVSTGTVMLGFTVLQVICTIIAVYYGARTSMAVGRDMRAGIFGKVETFAQREMTELGAPTLITRTTNDVQQVQLLVFMLLTMLVAAPIMGVGGLVMALRQDVELSGILVFVLPVLIFCLSLIIRRLRPLFRQLQERIDDINGVMREQIMGIRVIRAFVKEDYETERFRDANHANMDVAISVGKLTALFFPLVMLIMNVSVVLATWIGGFRVGSGDLDVGTLTAFQAYITQILMSVMMATFLFMMWPRAEVSAERITEVLETEPSVLAPDDAVEVTLGEGRIDIEKASFAFPGAEQDVLHEIDLIARPGETTAIIGSTGSGKTTLLSLIPRLFDATAGTIRIDGHDIRSLHPENVWAAIGLVPQRPFLFGGTVASNLKYGRPDATDEELWDALEIAQAKDFVMKMPEQLNAPISQGGTNVSGGQRQRLAIARAIVKRPPIYLFDDSFSALDYATDAALRNALRAVTADAAVVIVAQRVSTIRNADRIVVLDEGRVVGTGKHPDLMQTCEVYREIVLSQLTEEEAA is encoded by the coding sequence ATGCTCATCCCGCTGATGCGGACCTATCTCGCGCCCTACAAGGGTCCGCTTGCAGTGGTCATCTTCTTCCAGCTTGCTGGCACGATCGCCAACCTCTACCTGCCGGGTCTGAACGCCGACATCATCGACAAAGGCATCGTCCAGGGCGACACCGGCTTCATCGTGAGCACAGGAACGGTCATGCTGGGCTTCACGGTGCTCCAGGTGATCTGCACGATCATCGCGGTCTACTACGGAGCCCGTACGTCGATGGCTGTCGGCCGCGATATGCGGGCCGGCATTTTCGGCAAGGTTGAGACCTTCGCGCAGCGCGAGATGACTGAGCTCGGCGCTCCGACACTGATCACCCGCACCACCAACGACGTGCAGCAGGTCCAGCTGCTGGTGTTCATGCTCCTGACGATGCTCGTCGCTGCGCCGATCATGGGGGTCGGCGGCTTGGTGATGGCATTGCGTCAGGATGTCGAGCTGTCCGGGATCCTGGTTTTCGTCCTCCCCGTGCTGATCTTTTGCCTGTCTTTGATCATCCGCCGGCTGCGTCCGCTGTTCCGGCAGCTGCAGGAGCGCATCGACGACATCAACGGCGTCATGCGCGAGCAGATCATGGGCATCCGGGTTATTCGTGCCTTCGTCAAGGAGGACTACGAGACCGAGCGGTTCCGCGATGCCAACCACGCCAACATGGACGTCGCGATTTCGGTCGGCAAACTCACCGCCCTGTTCTTCCCGCTCGTCATGCTGATCATGAACGTGTCGGTGGTTCTCGCGACCTGGATCGGCGGATTCCGGGTCGGCAGCGGCGACCTTGATGTAGGCACGCTGACGGCATTTCAGGCGTACATCACCCAGATCCTGATGTCGGTCATGATGGCGACCTTCCTGTTCATGATGTGGCCGCGTGCCGAGGTGTCGGCCGAGCGCATCACCGAGGTGCTCGAGACCGAACCCAGCGTGCTGGCGCCTGACGATGCCGTCGAGGTCACGCTTGGCGAAGGCCGCATCGACATCGAGAAGGCATCCTTCGCATTCCCGGGCGCCGAGCAGGACGTACTGCACGAGATCGATCTGATTGCCCGACCGGGGGAGACCACCGCAATCATCGGCTCCACCGGCAGCGGCAAGACGACACTCCTCAGCCTGATCCCACGCCTCTTCGATGCCACGGCCGGCACGATCCGTATCGACGGACACGACATTCGGTCGCTGCACCCCGAGAACGTGTGGGCGGCCATTGGGCTGGTGCCTCAGAGACCGTTCCTCTTTGGCGGCACGGTCGCTTCCAACCTGAAGTACGGGCGACCCGACGCGACGGACGAAGAACTCTGGGACGCGCTCGAGATCGCGCAGGCCAAAGACTTCGTCATGAAGATGCCCGAGCAGCTCAACGCGCCGATCTCCCAGGGCGGTACGAATGTGTCGGGCGGTCAGCGCCAGCGGCTCGCAATTGCTCGAGCGATCGTCAAGCGCCCACCGATCTACCTGTTCGACGACTCGTTCTCGGCGCTCGACTACGCGACCGATGCCGCTCTGCGCAATGCGCTGCGAGCCGTCACCGCGGATGCCGCAGTTGTCATCGTCGCCCAGCGGGTTTCGACGATTCGCAACGCCGATCGCATCGTCGTGCTCGATGAAGGACGAGTGGTTGGCACGGGCAAGCACCCGGATCTCATGCAGACCTGCGAGGTCTACCGCGAGATCGTCCTCTCCCAGTTGACGGAGGAGGAGGCCGCATGA
- the ffh gene encoding signal recognition particle protein has translation MFDTLQDRLQSAFKNLRGKGRLSEADIDAVAREIRVALLDADVAVPVVREFIANVKLRAAGAEVSQALNPAQQVIKIVNDELVTILGGETRRIRYAKTGPTVIILAGLQGAGKTTLAGKLGLWLKSQGKSPMLVAADLQRPNAVTQLQVVGQQAGVTVFAPEPGNGKGNPVKVAKAGLKEAQRTLHDVVIVDTAGRLGIDAELMQQAADIRKAVDPDEVLFVIDAMIGQDAVTTAQAFLEGVDFTGVVLTKLDGDARGGAALSVRSITGRPIMFASTGEKLTDFDVFHPDRMAGRILDMGDMMTLIEQAEKVFDEEEANKAAEKLMGGSFTLQDFLGQMEAMAKMGSMSKLMGMLPGMGAMKEQLDNFDEREVDRIKAIILSMTPAERDNPKMIDGSRRARISKGSGTQVKDVNQLVDRFFDARKMMQQMAKGGGMPGMPGMPGMPGLPGPGKRAGAKQKPQQKKGKRVSGNPAKRAAEAAATKKVDGASAFGFPAGGKDDFELPQELKDLM, from the coding sequence ATGTTCGACACCCTGCAAGACCGGCTCCAGTCGGCGTTCAAGAACCTTCGTGGCAAGGGTCGACTGTCTGAGGCTGATATCGACGCCGTTGCGCGCGAGATCAGAGTCGCCCTGCTCGACGCCGATGTCGCGGTCCCGGTCGTCCGCGAGTTCATCGCCAACGTCAAGCTGCGCGCTGCAGGTGCAGAGGTCAGCCAGGCACTCAACCCGGCCCAACAGGTCATCAAGATCGTCAACGACGAGCTCGTCACGATCCTCGGCGGCGAAACGCGTCGCATCCGCTACGCCAAGACCGGGCCGACCGTCATCATTCTGGCCGGCCTCCAGGGTGCGGGCAAGACCACGCTCGCCGGAAAGCTCGGACTCTGGCTCAAGTCGCAGGGCAAGTCGCCGATGCTTGTTGCGGCCGACCTCCAGCGTCCCAACGCCGTCACTCAGCTGCAGGTTGTGGGCCAGCAGGCTGGTGTCACGGTCTTTGCGCCCGAGCCCGGCAATGGCAAGGGCAATCCGGTCAAGGTTGCCAAGGCGGGCCTCAAGGAAGCGCAACGCACACTCCACGATGTCGTGATCGTCGACACCGCCGGACGCCTCGGCATCGATGCCGAATTGATGCAGCAGGCAGCCGACATTCGCAAGGCCGTCGATCCCGACGAAGTGTTGTTCGTGATCGACGCGATGATCGGTCAGGACGCTGTCACGACAGCGCAGGCATTCCTTGAGGGTGTCGACTTCACCGGTGTCGTGCTGACCAAGCTCGACGGCGATGCACGCGGTGGTGCGGCACTGTCCGTACGGTCCATCACCGGTCGCCCGATCATGTTCGCCTCGACCGGCGAGAAGCTCACCGACTTCGATGTGTTCCACCCCGACCGCATGGCCGGGCGAATCCTCGACATGGGCGACATGATGACCCTCATCGAGCAGGCCGAAAAGGTCTTCGATGAGGAGGAGGCCAACAAGGCCGCCGAAAAGCTCATGGGTGGTTCGTTCACCCTGCAGGACTTCCTGGGCCAGATGGAAGCCATGGCCAAGATGGGCTCGATGTCCAAGCTCATGGGCATGCTCCCGGGCATGGGCGCCATGAAGGAACAGCTCGACAACTTCGACGAGCGTGAAGTCGACCGCATCAAGGCGATCATCCTGTCGATGACACCGGCCGAGCGCGACAACCCCAAGATGATCGACGGCTCCCGCCGAGCTCGCATCTCCAAGGGCTCGGGAACGCAGGTCAAGGACGTCAACCAGCTGGTTGACCGGTTCTTCGACGCCCGCAAGATGATGCAGCAAATGGCCAAGGGTGGCGGAATGCCAGGGATGCCCGGTATGCCGGGAATGCCTGGTTTGCCCGGTCCTGGCAAGCGTGCGGGTGCCAAGCAGAAGCCGCAGCAGAAGAAGGGCAAGCGCGTCTCCGGCAACCCCGCCAAGCGCGCGGCTGAGGCCGCGGCCACCAAGAAGGTGGATGGCGCGAGCGCATTCGGCTTCCCCGCTGGTGGCAAGGACGATTTCGAGCTGCCCCAGGAGCTCAAGGATCTGATGTAG
- a CDS encoding ABC transporter ATP-binding protein, which translates to MSAMRGPMLGLPPAKPKDFKATFKRLAERLLRDRLLVWGVISFGVVGTILTVVGPKILGHATDIVFTGFLSSKFPDGATKAEVVAQLRANGEDKLASLVGSVDLQPGKGIDYTSLSWVLGAVLVLYVVASVLTWFQGVVTTTVVQRTVATLRDDVEAKIHRMPLSYFDKTERGEVLSKTTNDIDNIAQSFQQTMSQLLTSILMVIGTLTMMLIISPLLALVAVGTIPIAFLLTKAIAKRSQPQFMAQWASTGRLNGHIEEVFTGHEVVKVFGRQAEARKVFDERNDDLFKAAFKAQFISGVIQPVMMFVSNLNYVLVAVIGGLRVASGSLSIGDVQAFIQYSRQFTQPLTQVAAMINLLQSGLASAERVFRLLDEPEESADIADAPFPDPIRGRVVFDDVSFAYKPDEPLIEHLNLTAEPGQTIAIVGPTGAGKTTLTNLVLRFYDVQAGRITLDDVDISHMDRSLLRDNFGVVLQDTWLFKGTIRENIAYGAHRATEEQVMAAAEAAYVDHFVRTSPDGYDTIIEDEGTNVSAGQRQLLTIARAFLADPAILVLDEATSSVDTRTESLVQGAMEQLRSGRTSFVIAHRLSTIRDADHIVVMEDGHIVEQGTHDSLRAAGGAYERLYSAQFAGSTV; encoded by the coding sequence ATGAGTGCGATGCGTGGGCCGATGCTCGGACTTCCACCGGCCAAGCCCAAGGACTTCAAGGCGACGTTCAAACGCCTCGCCGAGCGACTCCTGCGCGATCGTCTCCTTGTCTGGGGTGTCATCTCGTTTGGTGTCGTCGGCACGATCCTCACGGTCGTCGGACCGAAGATCCTCGGTCACGCAACTGACATCGTCTTCACGGGCTTCTTGTCGAGCAAGTTCCCGGACGGCGCAACCAAGGCGGAGGTCGTCGCGCAGCTACGCGCGAATGGCGAGGACAAGCTCGCATCGCTCGTGGGCTCAGTCGACCTGCAGCCTGGCAAGGGCATCGACTACACGTCGCTTTCGTGGGTGCTCGGTGCCGTACTCGTCTTGTACGTCGTCGCATCGGTCCTGACGTGGTTCCAGGGTGTCGTCACGACGACCGTCGTGCAGCGCACCGTTGCGACTCTCCGTGACGATGTTGAAGCCAAGATTCACCGGATGCCGCTGTCGTACTTCGACAAGACCGAACGCGGAGAAGTGCTGTCCAAGACGACCAACGACATCGACAACATCGCGCAGTCGTTCCAGCAGACGATGAGCCAGCTCCTCACCTCGATCCTGATGGTGATTGGCACGCTCACGATGATGCTGATCATCTCGCCGCTTCTGGCTCTGGTTGCGGTCGGAACGATCCCCATCGCGTTCCTGCTGACCAAGGCGATCGCCAAGCGTTCGCAGCCTCAGTTCATGGCGCAGTGGGCCAGCACCGGGCGGCTCAACGGGCACATCGAAGAGGTCTTCACCGGCCACGAGGTCGTCAAGGTGTTCGGACGCCAGGCCGAGGCTCGCAAGGTGTTCGACGAGCGCAATGACGATCTGTTCAAGGCGGCGTTCAAGGCGCAGTTCATCTCCGGCGTGATCCAGCCCGTGATGATGTTCGTGTCCAACCTCAACTACGTGCTCGTCGCCGTCATCGGTGGTCTGCGCGTGGCATCCGGCTCGCTGAGTATCGGTGACGTACAGGCGTTCATTCAGTACTCACGCCAATTCACCCAGCCGCTGACGCAGGTCGCCGCAATGATCAACCTGCTCCAGTCGGGTCTTGCCTCGGCGGAACGAGTGTTCCGTCTGCTTGACGAGCCCGAAGAGAGCGCCGACATTGCCGACGCGCCGTTCCCCGATCCCATACGCGGTCGCGTCGTGTTCGATGACGTCTCATTCGCGTACAAGCCGGATGAGCCGCTGATCGAGCACCTCAATCTGACCGCCGAGCCCGGACAGACGATTGCCATCGTTGGTCCGACGGGTGCGGGCAAGACCACGCTGACCAATCTCGTGCTGCGCTTCTATGACGTCCAGGCTGGGCGGATCACGCTCGACGATGTCGACATCTCGCACATGGATCGCAGTTTGCTGCGCGACAATTTCGGCGTCGTGCTTCAGGACACGTGGCTGTTCAAGGGGACGATCCGCGAGAACATTGCGTACGGCGCACACCGCGCGACCGAAGAACAGGTCATGGCGGCTGCAGAGGCTGCGTACGTCGACCACTTCGTGCGTACGTCGCCCGACGGCTACGACACGATCATCGAGGACGAGGGCACCAACGTCAGCGCAGGTCAGCGACAGTTGTTGACGATCGCGCGTGCGTTCCTCGCCGACCCGGCGATCCTGGTGCTCGACGAGGCAACGAGCTCGGTCGACACCCGTACGGAGTCGCTGGTGCAGGGCGCCATGGAGCAACTGCGTTCGGGTCGCACGTCGTTCGTGATCGCTCACCGTCTGTCGACGATTCGCGACGCCGACCACATCGTCGTGATGGAAGACGGCCACATCGTCGAACAGGGCACGCATGACTCTCTGCGAGCCGCGGGTGGCGCATACGAGCGTCTTTACAGCGCCCAATTCGCCGGCTCGACCGTCTAG
- a CDS encoding ArsC/Spx/MgsR family protein, translating into MADVTILHNTACSTSRHALDEASVSGIEPEIVQYLKKPLTRDELLDLIEKLEDPAADLVRKDGFFKGLELNPDDYTTPSAVADLLVEHPRLMQRPVLVRGDRAIIGRPKDRVAAFLA; encoded by the coding sequence ATGGCTGACGTGACGATCCTCCACAACACCGCGTGCTCGACCTCGAGGCACGCCCTCGACGAGGCGTCCGTGTCCGGCATCGAGCCTGAGATCGTGCAGTACCTCAAGAAGCCACTGACCCGAGACGAGCTGCTCGACCTGATCGAAAAGCTCGAGGATCCCGCTGCCGATCTCGTACGCAAGGACGGCTTCTTCAAGGGTCTCGAGCTGAACCCCGACGACTACACGACGCCTTCGGCCGTCGCTGATCTGCTCGTTGAACATCCCCGCCTGATGCAGCGTCCCGTGCTCGTACGCGGAGACCGCGCCATCATCGGTCGACCCAAGGACCGGGTCGCCGCGTTCTTGGCCTAG